A single Cyprinus carpio isolate SPL01 chromosome A6, ASM1834038v1, whole genome shotgun sequence DNA region contains:
- the LOC122145350 gene encoding uncharacterized protein LOC122145350 has translation MTERMTKTAQIPAVQLLCLEQGQQSTSGFLDLACLKTFSDCSLCTFFLSSLNIETKLHGEELTSPSPTPAPPETNHLYLTVTDIELPVPTADREDWPAVMDEPKPVIRAGYDITPELKPQALSDQVHEPTTSYVAEGVLVKFDGLEDCPAHTPIAVWDSEIVYRLYSVFAGSIHPRISYVPAGSTQLLFSCVPSQPSSPTSSISQFHKPVSILHML, from the exons ATGACAGAAAGAATGACCAAGACCGCGCAAATACCTGCTGTACAGCTGCTTTGCCTGGAGCAGGGGCAGCAATCCACAAGTGGATTTCTCGATCTGGCGTGTCTCAAAACCTTTTCAGATTGTTCGCTGTGCACCTTCTTCCTGTCCAGCCTGAACATAGAGACTAAG CTCCATGGGGAAGAACTCACCAGCCCTTCTCCAACTCCAGCACCACCAGAGACCAACCATCTATACCTGACTGTGACCGACATAGAGTTACCTGTGCCCACTGCAGACCGTGAAGACTGGCCTGCAGTGATGGATGAGCCCAAGCCTGTAATAAGGGCAGGGTATGACATCACCCCGGAGCTTAAGCCACAAGCATTGTCTGACCAGGTGCATGAGCCGACAACATCGTATGTCGCAGAGGGTGTGTTAGTGAAGTTTGATGGTTTGGAAGATTGCCCCGCCCACACTCCCATTGCCGTGTGGGATTCTGAGATAGTCTACAGATTGTATAGTGTCTTTGCTGGTTCCATCCACCCCAGAATCTCCTACGTCCCTGCTGGTTCCACCCAGCTCCTgttctcctgtgttccctcccagccttCTTCTCCCACCTCCTCAATCAGCCAGTTCCACAAGCCCGTCTCCATCTTGCACATGCTATGA